The genomic segment AATGAATCCGCATACGGTCACTGAAACTAAGCCCAGTCTTGAACATCTTACAAATGATGCAGAAAAGCTCTTTGCCGATCTTGAAGAATTATCGAAAGACACTATCGGAGTATCGCGCCCTTCCTATGGTGAAGGCGAAACGCAAGCCCTTGATATGGTTGAAAGCATTGCGATAAAAGAAGGGCTAATTACCTATCGAGACTCTGCGGCGAATCTTGTTATTGAACTTGAAAGTATTCCTGACGATCAGGAATACATAATGATAGGTTCACACCTCGACACAGTTCCGCAAGGTGGGAATTATGATGGAGCCGCAGGCGTGCTTGCTGGGTTACTCTGCCTTATTAATTTTAAGAGGACAGGAACGTCTCCGGAAATCCCTGTTAAAGTCATCGCCCTTAGAGCGGAAGAAAGTGCATGGTTCGGAGCATGTTACCTTGGATCGAAAGCACTTCTCGGCCAATTGGCAGCTTCCGAACAAGAACTGACTCAGCGAGATGATGGTAAATCTCTCGGCACACATATGGCTGAGTGTGGTGCAGAAATAGACAGGATTTCAAAAGGCGAAAAGCTAATTGATACTTCCAAGATCAAGGCCTTCTTCGAACTTCATATTGAACAAGGTCCCGTAATGATCGCGCGCAACTTACCGGTTGCGGCTGTTACAGGTATTCGCGGCAATATCAGACACCGTGAGATTAAATGTGTTGGGGAAGCTGGACATTCGGGCGCTGTGCCACGCTGGCTCAGAAAAGACGCCGTATTTGCTACAGCGGATCTTATTACGCGTATTGACGATCACTGGACAACAATTTTGCAGCATGGTGGCGATTTAGTTACGACCATGGGTATGCTTTCTACAGATCCTAAGCACCATGCTATGTCTAGGATTCCGGGCGAAGTCACTTTCAGTTTTGAAGCACGAAGCCAGTACGATCATACCTTAACTGCAATTGACGCATTGCTCCATTCTGAGTGTGCAACTATTACTTATGACCGCAAAGTTCAGTTCGAATTTGATAAACCTGTAAAAACTCCACCCGCAGTGCTTGACCAAAGCATTGTTGAGCGCATAAATAGAGCTTGCGAGGATGAAGGTTTGCCAATAGAACCTATTCCAAGCGGAGCGGGTCATGATGCGTCACTTTTCGCCAATGCTGGAGTTCCTACGGGAATGATATTTGTGAGAAACCGTAATGGCTCCCATAATCCTGAAGAAGAAATGGATATTGCTGATTTTATTCGGGGTACGTCTGTACTTTACCGCACTATTACGGAGTTCAAATCGTGAACACTGAAATTACCATCA from the Maridesulfovibrio frigidus DSM 17176 genome contains:
- a CDS encoding Zn-dependent hydrolase codes for the protein MNPHTVTETKPSLEHLTNDAEKLFADLEELSKDTIGVSRPSYGEGETQALDMVESIAIKEGLITYRDSAANLVIELESIPDDQEYIMIGSHLDTVPQGGNYDGAAGVLAGLLCLINFKRTGTSPEIPVKVIALRAEESAWFGACYLGSKALLGQLAASEQELTQRDDGKSLGTHMAECGAEIDRISKGEKLIDTSKIKAFFELHIEQGPVMIARNLPVAAVTGIRGNIRHREIKCVGEAGHSGAVPRWLRKDAVFATADLITRIDDHWTTILQHGGDLVTTMGMLSTDPKHHAMSRIPGEVTFSFEARSQYDHTLTAIDALLHSECATITYDRKVQFEFDKPVKTPPAVLDQSIVERINRACEDEGLPIEPIPSGAGHDASLFANAGVPTGMIFVRNRNGSHNPEEEMDIADFIRGTSVLYRTITEFKS